The following are from one region of the Ruficoccus sp. ZRK36 genome:
- a CDS encoding phage holin family protein codes for MKSLQAASSLAETLLHMLESRLELFAVEFRLERARLALVLTLVVVGSGSLLLAGVAFTAGLVWAVPQDYRLLALGVCMLIYLLMAGGCALGLSRIFRRSEMPFHETRQELKEDVQCLVSAARSKE; via the coding sequence ATGAAATCGCTACAAGCTGCCAGTTCTCTGGCCGAAACCCTGCTGCATATGCTCGAGTCCCGCCTTGAGCTTTTTGCGGTGGAATTTCGCCTGGAGCGGGCACGGCTTGCGCTGGTGCTCACCCTCGTGGTGGTCGGCAGTGGCAGCCTGCTACTGGCAGGAGTAGCCTTCACCGCAGGGCTCGTGTGGGCCGTCCCTCAGGACTATCGACTGCTGGCACTCGGAGTGTGCATGCTCATCTACCTGCTCATGGCAGGGGGCTGTGCGCTCGGGCTCAGCCGGATATTCCGCCGCAGCGAGATGCCCTTTCACGAAACGCGCCAGGAACTTAAAGAAGACGTGCAATGTTTGGTATCCGCCGCCAGGAGCAAAGAATAA
- a CDS encoding Gfo/Idh/MocA family oxidoreductase: protein MPTKIGIIGAGGMLQYHAAGFRAAGADIVAIADLNEAAAKAAAAEWAIPAAYGSPEAMIEACPEIEGVAVIVPNKFHAPLAIQMLEAGKHVFCEKPPALNAGEVEQMIAAADKTGKRLMFNFNNRARPESFALRGYIDSGTIGTINSAQAKWVRRTGIPGFGGWFTQRELSGGGPLIDLLHMIDLALYFMGFPEPAVVLARTFDDFINDKGFKGPWGIPDREGVVNDVEAAAHGMVTFKTGQVLTLQVSWAEMIKREEVSVTFQGSQAGGKIERLFGVDGVDETSIDTCELYVQENGNSVNRDIITPVCEDMGRIRSAENFVLAIEGKEDPINTPDQALKLMKIIDAVYASAKSGKAVEL from the coding sequence ATGCCGACTAAAATTGGAATCATCGGAGCCGGTGGCATGCTCCAGTACCACGCCGCGGGCTTCCGCGCGGCGGGCGCGGACATCGTCGCCATCGCTGACCTAAACGAAGCAGCGGCCAAGGCCGCTGCCGCCGAGTGGGCCATCCCCGCCGCCTACGGTTCACCCGAGGCGATGATTGAAGCCTGCCCCGAGATCGAGGGCGTGGCTGTCATCGTCCCGAACAAGTTTCACGCGCCGCTGGCCATCCAGATGCTGGAGGCCGGTAAGCACGTCTTCTGCGAAAAGCCCCCCGCACTTAACGCGGGCGAGGTGGAGCAGATGATCGCCGCCGCCGATAAGACTGGCAAGCGCCTGATGTTTAACTTTAACAACCGCGCCCGGCCCGAGTCCTTCGCGCTGCGCGGCTACATCGACAGCGGCACCATCGGCACGATCAACTCTGCCCAGGCCAAGTGGGTGCGCCGCACCGGCATCCCCGGCTTCGGAGGCTGGTTCACCCAGCGCGAACTCTCCGGCGGCGGCCCTCTGATCGACCTGCTGCACATGATCGACCTGGCCCTGTACTTCATGGGCTTCCCCGAGCCGGCCGTCGTCCTCGCCCGCACCTTTGATGACTTCATCAATGACAAGGGCTTCAAGGGACCGTGGGGCATCCCGGACCGCGAAGGCGTCGTCAACGATGTCGAGGCTGCCGCGCACGGCATGGTCACCTTTAAGACCGGCCAGGTGCTCACGCTCCAGGTCTCGTGGGCTGAGATGATCAAGCGCGAGGAGGTCTCCGTGACCTTCCAGGGCTCTCAGGCTGGCGGTAAGATTGAGCGCCTCTTCGGCGTGGACGGCGTCGACGAAACCTCGATCGACACCTGCGAACTCTACGTGCAGGAGAACGGCAACTCGGTCAACCGCGACATCATCACCCCCGTCTGCGAAGACATGGGCCGCATCCGCTCGGCGGAAAACTTTGTCCTCGCCATTGAGGGTAAAGAGGACCCGATCAACACCCCGGATCAGGCCCTCAAGCTGATGAAGATCATCGACGCCGTGTACGCCTCGGCCAAGTCTGGCAAAGCCGTCGAACTCTAA
- a CDS encoding sugar phosphate isomerase/epimerase: MSRPVTLFTGQWADLPLTKLAKAASEMGYNGLELACWGDHFDVFKAAKDKKYCAQKRAMLKRNKLDCFAISNHLAGQLVCDLNDDARSDGFAPAKCAGNAEKKREWAVSAMKATAKAAKNMGVEVVNGFVGSSIWHLLYSFPPVSASMIDEGYKYFAHMWNPILDEFDKCKVKFALEVHPTEIAFDIVSSERALAALDNRETFGFNFDPSHLGYQGVDYVKFIRRFKDRIYHVHMKDAWWGHGDGTVGVFGGHTEFGDPRRYWDFRSLGHGDINFEEIIVALNDINYQGPLSVEWEDIRMDRLHGARESCEFVKRIDFKPSGVAFDAAFDSKNR; this comes from the coding sequence ATGTCCCGACCCGTCACCCTTTTCACCGGCCAGTGGGCCGACCTTCCCTTAACCAAGCTTGCCAAAGCCGCCAGCGAGATGGGCTACAACGGCCTGGAGCTGGCCTGCTGGGGCGACCACTTCGACGTATTCAAGGCCGCCAAGGACAAAAAGTACTGCGCCCAGAAGCGCGCCATGCTCAAGCGCAACAAGCTGGATTGCTTTGCGATCTCCAACCACCTGGCCGGGCAGCTCGTGTGCGACCTCAACGACGACGCCCGCTCCGATGGCTTCGCCCCCGCCAAGTGCGCCGGTAATGCCGAGAAGAAGCGCGAGTGGGCCGTCAGCGCGATGAAGGCCACTGCCAAGGCCGCCAAGAACATGGGCGTCGAGGTCGTGAACGGCTTCGTGGGCTCCTCCATCTGGCACCTGCTGTACTCCTTCCCGCCGGTCTCCGCCAGCATGATTGACGAGGGCTACAAGTACTTCGCCCACATGTGGAACCCCATCCTCGACGAGTTCGACAAGTGCAAGGTCAAGTTTGCCCTGGAAGTGCACCCCACCGAAATCGCCTTTGACATCGTCTCCTCCGAGCGCGCCCTGGCCGCCCTCGATAACCGCGAGACCTTCGGCTTTAACTTCGACCCCTCCCACCTCGGCTATCAGGGCGTGGACTACGTGAAGTTCATCCGCCGCTTTAAGGACCGCATCTACCACGTCCACATGAAGGACGCCTGGTGGGGCCACGGCGACGGCACCGTCGGTGTCTTCGGCGGGCACACCGAGTTTGGCGATCCGCGCCGTTACTGGGACTTCCGCTCCCTCGGCCACGGGGACATCAACTTCGAGGAAATCATCGTCGCGCTCAACGACATCAACTACCAGGGCCCGCTCTCGGTCGAGTGGGAAGACATCCGCATGGACCGTCTCCACGGCGCCAGGGAATCCTGCGAGTTCGTCAAGCGCATCGACTTCAAGCCCTCGGGCGTGGCCTTTGACGCCGCCTTCGACAGCAAGAACCGCTAA